The DNA window ATGTGCTGGGTGAGCCAGCGGATCGATTGCTCGATGCCGTCGATCTCGCCCTTGATCGCGCTCAGCCGGTCCTGGTCTACCATGATGTTGTGGCCTTCCATCGCCACGCCCTGCCCCATCATCACCGCCGCCCAGCTGGTCTCGGTGAACAGCTCGTCCTCCTCGCGGAAGATCTGCCCGTTCTGGCGGAACAGTTCGATCTTTTCCGACAGGCTGTCGGGCACCGACATGGTGCGGCAGTAATTCCAGAACTCGGAATCGTCGCGATTGGTCGACTTGTAATGGAGAATCAGGAAGTCGCGGATCCGCTCATATTCCTTGAGCGTGAAGCGGTTGAAGGCATCTTCCTGCGCCTGCGTGATCCCGCCTGCCGACAGCAGCGAGACGAGCTTGTTGAGGCCGGTATTGATCAAATGGATCGAGGTCGATTCGAGCGGCTCCATGAAGCCCGCCGCCAGCCCCAGCGCGACGACATTGCCGTTCCAGAACTTCTTCCGGTGGCCGGTGACGAAGCGCAGATGGTTGGGATCGGCCTGCGGCTTGGCCGCGATATTGTTGACCAGGATATCGGTCGCCTCGTCGGCTTCCATGAACTGGCTGCAATAGACATGCCCGTTGCCGTTGCGGTGCTGCAGCGGCACCTGCCATTGCCACCCGGCCGGATGCGCGGTGGCGCGGGTATAAGGGAGCGGCGGCGAGCCGTCGTCGCGCCCGCAGGGCAGCGCCACCGCGCGATCGCATGGCAGCCAGTGGGTCCATTCCTCGTATCCGGTTTCGAGCGCCTGCTCGATCAGCAATCCGCGAAAGCCGGTGCAGTCGATAAACAGGTCGCCGGAGATTTCCTGACCGCTTTCGAGCACGATCGAGGATACGAAGCCGTTCTCGCCATCGCGCCTGACCTCGGACACCTTGCCTTCCTGCCGCACCACGCCGCGCTGTTCGGCGAAGGCGCGCAGGAATTTGGCATAGCGCGTGGCATCGAGGTGATAGGCGTAATTGGTCGGCGGCAGATCGCCGCTCTGCTGGTAGTCCTCGCTGCGCGCGAACTTGCCGAAATGCGCCGCCATGGTCTCGACGTTGAAGACCTGTATCGGCCGCTTGTCGCCCGCATCCTGCATGGCGTGCCAGATATGGTGGAACGAGACCCCGTCGATCTCATAGCCGTAATTGCCGAAGGGGTGAATGTAGCTGTCGCCGATATTGCCCCAGTTGACGAACTGGATGCCCAGCTTGAACGTGCCGCCCGACGCGGCGAGCATTTCCGCCTCGTCGATCCCCAGCAATTTGTTGAAATCGACGAAGGGCGGGATCGTCGCCTCGCCCACGCCGACCGTTCCGATGGCTTCCGATTCGACCAGGGTAACGCCGATGCCGCGCCCTTTGCCGATCCGCGACAGGACCGCCGCGGCCATCCATCCGGCAGTCCCCCCGCCGACGATTACGATATTCTCGATTGGCATCCATTCTCTCCTGCGGCGACCTTGCCATTTCGCAGACCGTGCCGCCAGCCTCTGTGACCATGCTGCAACGTTTTCTTGATAACGTTCATATGGAATCTTGTGAACGCTAACATTTTGTCATAAGCGGGCCGTGGGAATAGGGCGGGATCAATCTCGCCATACAGAGGATGTCCGAGGGAGGATCCATGGTTACCACGTTCACTTCGCGTGGCACGCGTTCGCGTCGCTGCGCCATTCTTGCCACCGCTTCTAGCCTGGCACTCGCCGCCGTCGCGCAGCCTGCCTATGCGCAGGATACGCAGGACGAAGACGGTGATGCCGCCGAGCAGGAAACCCCGGCAGGCACGCCTGAATCGGTCGAAAACAAGGTTGTCATCACCGGTTTTCGCCAGTCGCTGGAAAACGCGCAGGATATCAAACGCAACGCCGACACCGTCGTCGATGTGATCAGCGCGGAAGACATCGGGGCACTGGCCGACCGTTCGGTCGCCGAAGCGCTGCAGCGCGTCCCCGGCGTCAACATTTCGCGTTTTGCCTCGCCCGACGATCCCGACCGCTTCTCGGTCGAGGGATCGGGCGTCATCATTCGCGGCCTGTCCTTCGTTCGGTCCGAACTCAATGGGCGCGACATCTTTTCCGCCGATGGCGGGCGCACGCTGTCGTTCAACGACGTCTCGCCCGAACTTCTCGGCCGGGTGGAAGTCTACAAGAACACCACCGCCGACATGATCGACGGCGGCATTTCGGGCACGGTCAATCTCGTTACCCGCAAGCCGCTCGACAATCCCGGCTTCAACATCGCCGGCACGCTCGAATACAATTACGGCGATCTCGCTGAGGAATGGTCGCCCGGCTTCTCGGTGCTGGCATCCGACACCTTCGACGTCGGCATCGGCACTTTCGGCCTGCAACTGGGCTATGCCCAGCAGGAACTGAAGACCCGCACCGATGCCTCGCAGCTCACCGATCCCTGCTATCGTCCCGCAGACCTGCTGAGCGGCGGCTGTATCCGCGCACGCGATGTCGGCGACGGCGGTTTCGGCGGTTCGAATTTCGACGAAACCAACTTCCCGCCCGCCGGCAGCGTCGTCGTGCCCAAGGGCGCCGGCGTTCGCACCACCTCGCTCGAGCGTGACCGCAACGCCTATTCGGTGGTCGGCCAGTTCGAAAGCAACGATGGGCGGGTGCAAATCACCGCCGAATATCTGCGTGCCGATACCGACACGTCGCTCGAAGAATTCTCGATGCTGGCGCTCGTTAACAACGATGCGTTCTTCCCGATCCCGCAAGCAGGGACCGACTTCACCTTCGACAGCGAAGGCTTCTTCGAGCGCGGCACGCTCACGCAGACGTCGGATGGCGGCATTCCCGGCATCTCGACCGAGAACCTGCACTTCCAGCAGGAAGGGCGCGCGACCACCGAAGACTACTCGGTCAGCATCCAGATCGAGCCGACCGATCGTCTCGCCATCAATTTCGAAGGCCAGGTCATCAATTCGAAGCTCAACACCGCGGGTGTGATCTTCGCGATGCAGACCTATTCGGACATCTTCATCGACAATTCGGGTGATACGCCGCAAGTCCAGTTCTTCCAGCCGGGCACGCAGGCTTCGCCGGCGGACTACTTCACCGATCCGGCGCTGACCTATTTCTGGTTCCACCTCGACAATCAGATCGACAACGAAGGTTCGCTGTATTCGATGCGCGGAGATATCGAATACGATATCTCCGACACCGGCTTCTTCCGCAAAGCGCGCTTTGGCGCTCGCTGGGCTGACCGCAGCCGCGTCACGCGCAACGCCAATTATTCGAACTGGTCGAATCTCGGCGCGCCCTGGACCGGTCGTAACGGCAACTGGAACGGTGACGATCCGCAGGCCTACGGTGCCGGCGGCGCCTATGCCTTCGACTTCCCGGACCAGGCCGCCGTATACAATCCGTTCGGCGACAATTTCCAGCGCGGCAACGCGCCGGTACCCGCCGGCAATGGCGCGGCCATCTTCTATGGCGGCGGACCGGGCGACAACCTGGTCGAGGCCTATCTCAATGGCCAGCTGTCCGAAGACGTGCAGGCGATCAAGGACTTCACTCTGACGAGCGAAGGCCGACCGTTGATCGGCGGTCGCACCCAGCAGCGTCCCGATGGCACGCTGGTCCAGTGCGATCCCTTCTGCCCGACCGAAGTCGTTCCGGTCGACGAAACCACGAACGCCGCCTACGCCCGGGTCGACTTCGGGCACGATTTCGATAGCGGCCTTGAGTTCTCGGGTAATATCGGCGTCCGCTATGTCGAGACGCGCGTCCGCTCGAGCGGCCTCGTCGGTTTCCTCGGCGCCAATTATATCGATGACCCGG is part of the Alteriqipengyuania halimionae genome and encodes:
- a CDS encoding TonB-dependent receptor, encoding MVTTFTSRGTRSRRCAILATASSLALAAVAQPAYAQDTQDEDGDAAEQETPAGTPESVENKVVITGFRQSLENAQDIKRNADTVVDVISAEDIGALADRSVAEALQRVPGVNISRFASPDDPDRFSVEGSGVIIRGLSFVRSELNGRDIFSADGGRTLSFNDVSPELLGRVEVYKNTTADMIDGGISGTVNLVTRKPLDNPGFNIAGTLEYNYGDLAEEWSPGFSVLASDTFDVGIGTFGLQLGYAQQELKTRTDASQLTDPCYRPADLLSGGCIRARDVGDGGFGGSNFDETNFPPAGSVVVPKGAGVRTTSLERDRNAYSVVGQFESNDGRVQITAEYLRADTDTSLEEFSMLALVNNDAFFPIPQAGTDFTFDSEGFFERGTLTQTSDGGIPGISTENLHFQQEGRATTEDYSVSIQIEPTDRLAINFEGQVINSKLNTAGVIFAMQTYSDIFIDNSGDTPQVQFFQPGTQASPADYFTDPALTYFWFHLDNQIDNEGSLYSMRGDIEYDISDTGFFRKARFGARWADRSRVTRNANYSNWSNLGAPWTGRNGNWNGDDPQAYGAGGAYAFDFPDQAAVYNPFGDNFQRGNAPVPAGNGAAIFYGGGPGDNLVEAYLNGQLSEDVQAIKDFTLTSEGRPLIGGRTQQRPDGTLVQCDPFCPTEVVPVDETTNAAYARVDFGHDFDSGLEFSGNIGVRYVETRVRSSGLVGFLGANYIDDPVLEDPADPTSPNRGGDGDGVAEISDIQNRCDNVPAGEQGPGFCQLSAARQAEFAAGLTGDVYLDRSDETYDHWLPSFNARLNLNNGIVLRAAVSKGIFRPDLSAFRTGGLVFDNTNNLVQGGTTDTGALFGLNTGNRSLRPVESWNYDISAEWYFDDVGSLTVALFAKDISNQEVSGATVQELTSPQGNAIDVLINGPVNSDSSTLKGAELAFQDTFDFLPGALAGFGTQLTYTYVDGGAFNNNNIGAERSPFANNLPLTGISEHTVNAVLFYEMYGFSARAAYNWRSEYLLTTRDVIFPFQPIFNEATGQLDASIFYDVTDQIKVGVQGVNLLDEVTRTSQVFDFDQTRVVRSAFRNDRRFTFLVRFDF
- a CDS encoding tryptophan halogenase family protein codes for the protein MPIENIVIVGGGTAGWMAAAVLSRIGKGRGIGVTLVESEAIGTVGVGEATIPPFVDFNKLLGIDEAEMLAASGGTFKLGIQFVNWGNIGDSYIHPFGNYGYEIDGVSFHHIWHAMQDAGDKRPIQVFNVETMAAHFGKFARSEDYQQSGDLPPTNYAYHLDATRYAKFLRAFAEQRGVVRQEGKVSEVRRDGENGFVSSIVLESGQEISGDLFIDCTGFRGLLIEQALETGYEEWTHWLPCDRAVALPCGRDDGSPPLPYTRATAHPAGWQWQVPLQHRNGNGHVYCSQFMEADEATDILVNNIAAKPQADPNHLRFVTGHRKKFWNGNVVALGLAAGFMEPLESTSIHLINTGLNKLVSLLSAGGITQAQEDAFNRFTLKEYERIRDFLILHYKSTNRDDSEFWNYCRTMSVPDSLSEKIELFRQNGQIFREEDELFTETSWAAVMMGQGVAMEGHNIMVDQDRLSAIKGEIDGIEQSIRWLTQHMPTHAEYLAKYCPAKDAA